A stretch of the Rhizobium sp. CCGE531 genome encodes the following:
- a CDS encoding GMC family oxidoreductase N-terminal domain-containing protein produces MRFDYIITGAGPAGCVLANRLSEDPNVNVLLLEAGGGDWNPLFHMPAGFAKMTKGVASWGWHTVPQKHMNGRVLRYTQAKVIGGGSSINAQLYTRGNSADYDLWASEDGCEGWDYRSILPYFKRAEDNQRFSDDYHSYGGPLGVSMPAAPLPICDAYIRAGQELGIPYNPDFNGRQQAGVGFYQVTQRDHRRSSASMAYISPIKSRKNLKVRTGARVSRIVLEGNRAVGVEIAGGSGPEIVRAEREVLVSSGAIGSPKLLLQSGIGPGDHLRSVGVKALHDLPGVGGNLQDHLDLFVIAECTGDHTYDGVAKLHRTLWAGMEYVLFRTGPVASSLFETGGFWYADPDARSPDIQFHLGLGSGIEAGVERLKNAGVTLNSAYLHPRSRGTVRLSSSDPAAPPLIDPNYWSDPHDRTMSVEGLKIAREIMQQDALKPFVLAERLPGPKITTDEQLFEYGCANAKTDHHPVGTCKMGTGNDAVVGLDLKVHGLEGLRVCDSSIMPRVPSCNTNAPTIMVGEKGADLIRGLPPLPSAIFSHERNDTRPRARAGVR; encoded by the coding sequence ATGCGTTTCGACTACATCATCACGGGAGCTGGTCCGGCCGGGTGCGTGCTTGCAAATCGGCTTAGCGAAGACCCAAACGTCAACGTGCTCCTGCTGGAAGCGGGCGGCGGCGATTGGAACCCACTGTTTCATATGCCCGCCGGCTTCGCAAAGATGACCAAGGGCGTCGCAAGCTGGGGCTGGCACACGGTGCCTCAGAAGCACATGAACGGCAGGGTCCTCCGGTATACGCAGGCAAAGGTCATCGGTGGCGGCTCGTCGATCAACGCGCAGCTCTACACCCGCGGAAATTCCGCCGACTACGATCTTTGGGCGAGCGAAGACGGCTGCGAGGGATGGGACTATCGCTCGATCCTTCCTTACTTCAAACGCGCCGAAGACAATCAGCGCTTTTCCGACGACTACCATTCCTACGGCGGTCCGCTCGGCGTATCCATGCCGGCCGCGCCGCTACCCATTTGCGACGCCTATATCCGCGCGGGACAGGAGTTGGGTATTCCGTACAACCCGGACTTCAACGGCCGACAGCAGGCGGGCGTTGGCTTCTACCAGGTCACGCAGCGCGACCATCGCCGTTCTTCGGCTTCGATGGCGTATATTTCGCCGATCAAGAGCCGCAAAAACCTGAAAGTCCGCACCGGCGCGCGCGTCTCGCGCATCGTGTTGGAAGGTAACCGCGCCGTGGGCGTTGAGATTGCAGGCGGAAGCGGCCCGGAGATCGTTCGTGCCGAGCGGGAAGTTCTGGTTTCCTCGGGAGCGATCGGCTCGCCGAAACTTCTTCTTCAATCTGGCATCGGCCCCGGCGATCATCTGCGTTCCGTAGGTGTGAAGGCACTTCACGATCTCCCAGGCGTCGGCGGCAACCTGCAGGATCATCTTGATCTGTTCGTCATCGCCGAATGCACTGGCGACCACACTTATGACGGCGTGGCGAAGCTGCATCGCACCCTGTGGGCGGGCATGGAGTATGTGCTCTTCCGTACCGGCCCTGTTGCATCGTCGCTCTTCGAGACAGGCGGCTTCTGGTACGCCGACCCCGATGCCCGTTCGCCGGACATCCAGTTTCATCTGGGTCTCGGATCCGGCATCGAGGCTGGCGTCGAGCGCTTGAAGAACGCGGGCGTCACGCTGAACTCCGCTTACCTTCACCCGAGATCACGTGGCACGGTCCGCCTGTCTTCGTCCGATCCAGCGGCGCCGCCCCTCATCGATCCGAACTACTGGTCGGACCCGCACGACAGGACGATGTCTGTCGAAGGCCTGAAGATTGCGCGCGAAATCATGCAGCAGGACGCCCTCAAGCCGTTCGTGCTGGCCGAACGTCTGCCCGGCCCGAAGATTACGACCGACGAGCAGCTCTTCGAATATGGCTGCGCGAACGCCAAGACGGACCATCATCCGGTCGGGACGTGCAAGATGGGAACGGGGAACGACGCCGTCGTCGGCCTCGATCTCAAGGTCCATGGGCTCGAGGGGCTGCGCGTCTGTGATTCCTCGATCATGCCGCGGGTTCCTTCCTGCAATACCAACGCTCCGACGATCATGGTCGGCGAGAAGGGAGCGGACCTCATTCGCGGCCTGCCGCCACTTCCGTCGGCAATCTTTTCACACGAGCGCAACGATACCCGCCCCAGGGCACGGGCCGGCGTCCGGTAG
- a CDS encoding GMC family oxidoreductase encodes MNVTPDIVIIGSGVGGSTVAAGLAASGAQILLLEAGDHIADLPVNRDQRAIFQRGHFRPKETWYEADGKGFNPGNYYNVGGNSKFYGAVLSRYRKEDFGVLKHREGVSPAWPFPYEVLEPWYSRAERMYNVRGTLGEDPTEPHHSLGYEYPPVPDEAPIADVRARLKKKGLHPSSLPLGIDIDTWLAKAKTPWDAHPNSKDGKMDAETAALSIAMKHPNVTLQTNSRVVRLETGEGGKIEKVVYVRNGQTLSVAPKIVILSAGAVQSSVLLLRSANDRYRKGLANSSDQVGRNFMNHNASAVIGVSPTFRNTSVYQKTFAFNDFYLSDGDGGFPLGNVQLLGRVSAKILKGSLPSAPEWLLNLVTGHAIDFYAMSEDIPNPESRVMVDGDRVILQWQRTNWEAHLALVAKLKQILKSIGFPIVLARAFDKRTPSHQCGTIRIGNDPASTPLDTYCRSYDHNNLFVVDASFLPTSAAVNPALTVASQALRVADHIASRDLRS; translated from the coding sequence ATGAACGTCACACCCGATATCGTCATCATCGGCTCAGGAGTGGGCGGATCGACCGTGGCGGCCGGCCTGGCCGCGAGCGGCGCCCAGATCCTCCTCCTGGAAGCGGGCGATCACATAGCCGACCTGCCGGTGAATCGCGACCAACGAGCCATCTTCCAACGCGGACACTTCCGGCCGAAGGAGACGTGGTACGAAGCCGATGGAAAAGGCTTCAATCCCGGCAACTACTATAACGTGGGCGGGAACTCGAAATTCTACGGCGCGGTGCTGTCCCGCTACCGCAAGGAGGACTTCGGGGTTCTCAAGCATCGGGAAGGCGTTTCCCCGGCGTGGCCGTTTCCATACGAGGTCTTGGAGCCCTGGTACAGTCGTGCGGAGCGCATGTACAACGTTCGCGGCACTCTCGGCGAAGACCCGACGGAGCCGCACCATTCTCTCGGATACGAATACCCGCCGGTTCCGGACGAAGCTCCCATCGCCGACGTGAGAGCGCGTCTTAAGAAGAAGGGTCTGCACCCATCTTCGCTGCCGCTTGGTATCGACATCGACACCTGGCTGGCCAAGGCGAAGACACCGTGGGACGCCCATCCGAATTCCAAGGACGGCAAGATGGACGCCGAAACGGCGGCGCTCTCCATCGCGATGAAGCATCCGAACGTCACCCTCCAAACGAACTCGCGCGTGGTTCGGCTGGAAACCGGCGAAGGCGGCAAGATTGAGAAAGTCGTCTACGTCAGGAACGGACAGACGCTTTCCGTGGCCCCGAAAATCGTCATCTTGTCTGCGGGCGCCGTTCAGTCGTCGGTCCTGCTGCTGCGCTCGGCGAACGACCGCTACAGGAAGGGCCTTGCGAATTCTTCCGATCAGGTCGGGCGCAACTTCATGAATCACAACGCTTCGGCCGTGATCGGCGTTTCGCCGACCTTCCGGAACACGTCCGTCTATCAGAAGACGTTCGCGTTCAATGACTTCTATCTTTCAGATGGAGACGGCGGATTTCCCCTCGGCAACGTGCAACTCCTCGGACGCGTGTCCGCCAAGATTCTCAAGGGATCCCTCCCAAGCGCGCCGGAATGGTTGCTCAATCTCGTAACGGGCCACGCAATCGACTTCTATGCGATGAGCGAGGACATACCCAATCCGGAAAGCCGGGTCATGGTCGATGGCGATCGCGTCATCCTACAATGGCAGCGGACAAACTGGGAAGCTCACCTCGCACTCGTCGCGAAGCTGAAGCAAATCCTGAAGTCGATCGGGTTCCCGATCGTGCTGGCCAGAGCGTTCGACAAGCGTACTCCGTCGCACCAGTGCGGAACCATCAGGATCGGAAATGATCCTGCATCCACACCGCTGGACACGTACTGCCGCTCTTACGACCACAACAATCTCTTCGTCGTGGACGCCAGTTTCCTACCGACTTCGGCTGCGGTGAACCCCGCCCTTACGGTGGCGAGCCAGGCGCTTCGCGTGGCGGACCACATAGCGTCGCGGGATCTCCGGTCATGA
- a CDS encoding ABC transporter ATP-binding protein — protein sequence MAFLNISGLRKRYGALEILKGIDLELEKGGFLVLVGPSGCGKSTLLNTIAGLETITEGDIRVDDRSIADLHPSKRDIAMVFQSYALYPNMTVAGNISFGMEMRGVPAEERKQAIDKVAKVLQIGHLLDRRPSQLSGGQRQRVAMGRALVRDPKLFLFDEPLSNLDAKLRVDMRTEIKRLHQTTGKTIVYVTHDQIEAMTLATKIAVMKEGIVQQFGTPAEIYNNPANMFVADFMGSPAMNLLSGKILKDSNGLAVSLERTAGEAMKLPIAPGMASLATYADRNVVFGIRPEALTDPEGADRNAQSVAENDCLIEVVEPAGSDTFAVTKLGGKEVVARLRADARIKAGETARLAFNLDKAVFFDPQTQVRIA from the coding sequence ATGGCCTTCCTCAACATCTCCGGTCTCAGAAAGCGCTACGGCGCCCTCGAAATCCTTAAGGGCATCGACCTCGAATTGGAAAAGGGCGGCTTCCTCGTGCTCGTCGGTCCGTCCGGTTGCGGCAAGTCAACGCTGCTCAACACGATCGCCGGTCTCGAGACGATCACTGAAGGTGATATTCGCGTCGACGACCGCAGCATCGCCGACCTGCATCCGTCAAAGCGCGACATCGCGATGGTGTTCCAGAGCTACGCGCTCTATCCGAACATGACGGTGGCGGGAAACATCTCCTTCGGCATGGAAATGCGCGGTGTGCCCGCCGAAGAGCGCAAGCAGGCAATCGACAAGGTCGCCAAGGTGCTGCAGATCGGCCACCTGCTCGACCGCAGGCCAAGCCAGCTCTCGGGCGGCCAAAGACAACGCGTGGCAATGGGCCGTGCCCTGGTCCGTGACCCGAAGCTCTTTCTCTTCGACGAGCCACTATCGAACCTCGATGCCAAGCTTCGCGTCGACATGCGTACCGAAATCAAGCGCCTTCACCAGACGACCGGCAAGACGATCGTCTACGTCACGCATGATCAGATTGAGGCCATGACGCTTGCGACGAAGATCGCCGTCATGAAGGAAGGCATTGTCCAACAGTTCGGCACGCCTGCGGAAATCTACAATAACCCGGCAAACATGTTCGTCGCCGATTTCATGGGGTCGCCGGCCATGAACCTCCTTTCAGGCAAGATCCTGAAGGATTCGAACGGCCTCGCAGTTTCGCTGGAGCGAACAGCGGGGGAGGCGATGAAGCTCCCGATTGCTCCGGGTATGGCGTCATTGGCGACCTACGCGGACCGCAATGTTGTCTTCGGCATCCGTCCCGAAGCCCTAACCGACCCGGAAGGCGCCGACCGAAATGCCCAGAGCGTGGCGGAGAACGATTGTCTCATCGAGGTCGTCGAGCCGGCCGGATCGGACACTTTCGCTGTCACCAAGCTGGGCGGCAAGGAAGTCGTGGCGCGACTGCGGGCCGATGCCCGGATCAAGGCGGGCGAGACCGCGCGCCTCGCGTTCAACCTCGACAAGGCCGTCTTCTTCGATCCGCAGACCCAGGTCCGGATCGCGTAG
- a CDS encoding carbohydrate ABC transporter permease has protein sequence MTTISTPSSPSQSIASRRWINRTIIYGLLVIFAIIYLMPLFVMLVTSFKTMDEIQNGNMLALPQSPTIDPWFKAWGEACVGLTCTGIKGYFWNSIKMVVPAVAISTILGALNGYILTKWRFPGHTLIFGLMLFACFIPFQSVLLPMATILGNLGRFGATLRNEIGMSLGFGNSTVNLVIVHVIYGLGFTTLFFRNYYEAFPNELVRAAQVDGASFFQIFRRIMLPNSLPIIVVTVIYQFTNIWNDFLFASAYAGSGDSMPMTVALNNVVNTSTGVVEYNVNMAAAMIAAMPTLVVYIVAGRYFVRGLMAGAVKG, from the coding sequence ATGACCACGATTTCCACCCCGTCTTCACCATCGCAGAGCATTGCCAGCCGGCGTTGGATCAACCGCACGATTATCTATGGTCTGCTGGTCATATTCGCGATCATCTACCTGATGCCGCTGTTCGTCATGCTGGTTACCTCGTTCAAGACGATGGACGAGATCCAGAATGGCAACATGCTGGCCTTACCGCAGTCACCGACTATCGATCCCTGGTTCAAGGCCTGGGGCGAGGCATGTGTCGGCCTGACTTGCACAGGCATCAAGGGCTACTTCTGGAACTCGATCAAGATGGTCGTGCCAGCCGTCGCGATCTCCACCATCCTGGGCGCGTTGAACGGCTACATTCTGACGAAGTGGCGTTTTCCAGGCCACACGCTGATCTTCGGTTTGATGCTGTTTGCCTGCTTCATTCCGTTCCAGTCGGTGCTCCTCCCGATGGCGACCATCCTTGGCAACCTCGGCCGGTTCGGAGCGACGTTGCGTAACGAGATCGGCATGTCGCTGGGCTTCGGCAACTCGACCGTCAATCTCGTCATCGTCCACGTCATCTATGGTCTCGGTTTCACGACGCTCTTCTTCCGCAACTACTACGAGGCCTTTCCCAACGAGCTCGTGCGCGCAGCCCAGGTAGACGGAGCAAGCTTCTTCCAGATCTTCCGTCGAATCATGCTGCCGAACTCGCTGCCGATCATTGTCGTCACGGTCATCTACCAGTTCACCAATATCTGGAACGACTTCCTGTTTGCGTCGGCTTACGCTGGCTCAGGTGACTCGATGCCGATGACCGTTGCTCTGAACAACGTCGTCAACACCTCGACCGGTGTGGTCGAGTACAACGTCAACATGGCCGCCGCGATGATCGCCGCTATGCCAACCCTCGTCGTCTATATCGTCGCCGGCCGCTACTTCGTTCGCGGCCTGATGGCGGGCGCTGTCAAAGGATAA
- a CDS encoding sugar ABC transporter permease — MSTVATTEPILARGKRSAMRARIQNALPQIVLAPSFAITIIFVYGFIAWTAYLSFTNSKTFPSYALTGARAYQRLWRWTFESDPPSSWYTSITNMGIFGVLYVGICLGLGLFLAILLDQKIRGEGVLRPIFLYPMALSFIVTGVAWKWFLDPGLGLEQTLHHFGWTSFHFDWIKNKDFVIYTVVIAGVWQASGFVMAMFLAGLRGIDSEIMKAAQIDGATTGQLYRRIIIPLLRPVFLSAFIVLAHMAIKSYDLVVALTSGGPGGSAWLPSNFMYEYTFKRNEMAVGSASAIIMFMTISAIIVPYLYSELKEKAR, encoded by the coding sequence ATGAGTACTGTCGCTACCACCGAACCAATTCTTGCCCGCGGGAAGCGCTCGGCGATGCGTGCGCGGATCCAGAACGCACTGCCCCAGATCGTGCTTGCTCCAAGCTTCGCGATTACCATCATCTTCGTGTATGGCTTTATCGCATGGACGGCCTATCTGTCCTTCACCAATTCGAAGACCTTTCCGTCCTACGCCCTGACCGGCGCGCGCGCCTATCAACGGCTGTGGCGCTGGACGTTTGAAAGCGATCCGCCGTCCAGTTGGTATACCTCCATCACCAACATGGGCATCTTCGGCGTGCTTTATGTCGGCATCTGCCTGGGGCTCGGCTTGTTTCTGGCGATCTTGCTGGATCAGAAGATTCGTGGCGAGGGCGTTCTGCGACCGATCTTCCTTTACCCGATGGCGCTGTCCTTCATCGTCACCGGCGTTGCGTGGAAATGGTTCCTCGATCCGGGCCTCGGCCTCGAGCAGACGCTGCATCATTTCGGCTGGACGAGCTTCCATTTCGACTGGATCAAGAACAAGGACTTCGTCATCTACACCGTCGTCATCGCAGGCGTATGGCAGGCCTCCGGATTCGTCATGGCGATGTTCCTTGCCGGCCTGCGCGGCATCGATAGTGAGATCATGAAGGCCGCCCAGATCGACGGCGCGACGACTGGTCAACTCTATCGCCGGATCATCATTCCGTTGCTGCGCCCTGTCTTCCTGTCGGCTTTCATTGTGCTCGCCCACATGGCGATCAAGTCCTACGACCTTGTCGTGGCGCTGACCTCCGGCGGGCCGGGCGGTTCGGCGTGGCTGCCGTCCAACTTCATGTACGAATACACCTTCAAGCGCAACGAGATGGCAGTAGGCTCCGCGAGCGCGATCATCATGTTTATGACGATCTCCGCGATCATCGTTCCGTACCTCTATTCCGAACTGAAGGAGAAGGCGCGATGA
- a CDS encoding ABC transporter substrate-binding protein, translated as MRKFLTSTAVIALAFAGATAVARADDVKEVQMLHWWTSGGEAAALNVLKQDLSKEGYAWKDVPVAGGGGDAAMTALKAMVAAGNYPTASQMLGYTVLDYAQAGVMGDLTETAKKEGWDKSVPAALQKFSVYDGKWVAAPVNVHSVNWLWINKAVMDKIGGTEPKTFDDLIALLDKAKAAGVVPLALGGQNWQEATMFDSIVESTGGPEFYKKAMNDLDEEALKSDTMKKSFDNLAKIVKYVDPNFSGRDWNLATAMVIKGDALVQVMGDWAKGEFVAAKKTPNKDFLCFRFPGTEGSVIYNSDMFGMFNVPNDRKAAQVALATATLSKSFQSAFNVVKGSVPARTDVPDTDFDACGKKGIADLKAANEKGTLFGSLAQGYGAPPAIANAYKDVVSKFVHGQIKTSDEAVKQLVQAIDDAR; from the coding sequence ATGCGCAAGTTTCTGACATCTACCGCTGTGATCGCACTTGCATTTGCTGGTGCGACGGCCGTGGCACGCGCCGACGACGTGAAAGAAGTGCAGATGTTGCACTGGTGGACGTCCGGCGGCGAAGCTGCGGCGCTCAATGTTCTGAAGCAGGACCTTTCCAAGGAAGGGTACGCCTGGAAGGACGTTCCTGTAGCAGGCGGTGGCGGCGACGCTGCAATGACCGCGCTGAAGGCGATGGTTGCCGCGGGCAATTATCCGACCGCCTCGCAGATGCTCGGCTATACCGTTCTCGACTACGCCCAGGCCGGGGTCATGGGTGACCTGACCGAAACCGCCAAGAAGGAAGGCTGGGACAAGTCCGTTCCGGCGGCACTGCAGAAGTTTTCCGTATACGATGGCAAATGGGTCGCAGCCCCGGTCAACGTTCACTCGGTGAACTGGCTATGGATCAACAAGGCCGTTATGGACAAGATCGGTGGCACGGAACCGAAGACATTCGACGATCTGATCGCACTGCTTGACAAGGCGAAGGCCGCAGGCGTCGTTCCGCTCGCTCTCGGCGGCCAAAACTGGCAGGAAGCGACGATGTTCGACTCGATCGTGGAATCGACCGGCGGTCCCGAGTTCTACAAGAAGGCGATGAACGACCTCGACGAGGAGGCGCTGAAGTCGGACACGATGAAGAAATCGTTCGACAATCTCGCCAAGATCGTCAAGTACGTCGACCCGAATTTCTCCGGCCGTGACTGGAACCTGGCGACCGCGATGGTCATCAAGGGCGATGCGCTCGTGCAGGTCATGGGCGATTGGGCCAAAGGCGAATTCGTTGCCGCCAAGAAGACCCCGAACAAGGACTTCCTGTGCTTTCGCTTCCCCGGCACCGAAGGCAGTGTGATCTACAACTCCGACATGTTCGGCATGTTCAACGTGCCTAACGATCGCAAGGCGGCGCAGGTTGCGCTTGCGACGGCGACATTGTCGAAGAGCTTCCAGTCGGCCTTCAACGTCGTCAAGGGTTCGGTTCCGGCCCGTACCGACGTTCCGGATACCGACTTCGACGCCTGCGGCAAGAAGGGCATCGCCGACCTGAAGGCTGCCAACGAGAAAGGCACGCTGTTCGGCTCGCTGGCACAAGGTTACGGCGCACCTCCGGCCATCGCCAACGCCTACAAGGACGTCGTCTCTAAATTCGTCCATGGCCAGATCAAGACCTCAGACGAAGCTGTCAAACAACTCGTCCAGGCGATCGACGACGCGCGCTAA
- a CDS encoding aldehyde dehydrogenase family protein — MVMTVLVTPKALADHKARDFKMLIDGKWEAGGTQPMERVAPSHGVVVSRYPKGSKADAERAIAAARKAFDHGSWPRMTASERSAVLLKAADLIAARSEELAYLDAIEAGKPISQVRGEIAGSVDIWRYAAALARDLHGESYNTLGDGTLGVVLREAIGVVSIITPWNFPFLIVGQKLPFALAAGCTTVVKPSELTSGSTLLLGEILQEAGLPDGAVNIVTGTGPEVGAIMTTHPHVDMVSFTGSTGVGKLTMTNAAQTLKKVSLELGGKNPQIVFADADLDGFIDAAVFGAYFNAGECCNAGSRLILHKSIASDVVKRVAELAKDVKVGDPLDPSTQVGAIITPQHLEKINAYVSGATSNGAKIAHGGEALDFGMGQFMAPTILEAVTPDMTVAREEVFGPVLSVLTFETTAEAIEIANSIDYGLSAGVWSRNFDTCLTVGRKVRAGTVWMNTFMDGASELPFGGYKQSGLGRELGRHAVEDYTETKTLNMHIGARTNWWMPKKETLA, encoded by the coding sequence ATGGTAATGACGGTTCTGGTTACTCCCAAGGCTCTCGCCGATCACAAGGCGCGCGATTTCAAGATGCTGATCGACGGCAAGTGGGAAGCCGGCGGCACCCAGCCGATGGAACGCGTAGCACCGAGCCATGGCGTCGTCGTCAGCCGCTATCCGAAGGGCTCGAAGGCTGATGCCGAACGCGCGATCGCCGCTGCACGCAAGGCCTTCGATCATGGATCCTGGCCCCGGATGACGGCGTCCGAACGGTCTGCCGTTCTTCTGAAGGCCGCCGATCTCATCGCTGCGCGCTCCGAGGAGCTCGCCTATCTCGACGCCATCGAAGCTGGAAAGCCGATCTCGCAGGTTCGCGGGGAGATTGCTGGTTCTGTTGACATTTGGCGATATGCCGCCGCACTTGCCCGTGACCTGCATGGCGAGAGCTATAACACCCTAGGCGACGGTACGCTGGGCGTCGTTCTTCGTGAAGCCATCGGCGTGGTGTCGATCATCACACCGTGGAATTTCCCGTTCCTGATCGTCGGTCAGAAGCTGCCTTTTGCACTTGCCGCCGGTTGCACGACGGTCGTCAAGCCTTCCGAACTCACCTCGGGATCGACGCTCCTGCTGGGCGAGATTCTACAAGAGGCTGGCCTTCCGGACGGCGCGGTCAACATCGTCACCGGCACCGGACCGGAAGTGGGCGCGATCATGACGACGCATCCGCATGTCGACATGGTGTCCTTCACGGGTTCGACGGGGGTCGGCAAGCTGACAATGACCAACGCCGCTCAGACATTGAAGAAGGTCTCGCTCGAGCTTGGCGGCAAGAACCCGCAGATCGTCTTTGCGGACGCGGATCTCGACGGCTTCATCGACGCCGCAGTCTTCGGCGCCTACTTCAACGCCGGAGAGTGCTGCAACGCGGGCTCGCGACTGATCCTGCATAAGAGCATCGCCTCCGACGTGGTGAAGCGCGTCGCCGAGCTGGCGAAGGACGTCAAGGTCGGCGATCCACTCGATCCAAGCACCCAGGTCGGCGCGATCATCACTCCGCAGCACCTGGAGAAGATCAACGCCTACGTCTCCGGCGCGACGAGCAATGGCGCGAAGATTGCTCACGGCGGCGAAGCTCTCGATTTCGGCATGGGCCAGTTTATGGCTCCGACCATCCTCGAGGCGGTCACGCCTGATATGACGGTGGCGCGTGAGGAAGTCTTTGGTCCGGTTCTTTCCGTCCTGACCTTCGAAACCACGGCCGAGGCAATCGAGATCGCTAACTCCATCGATTACGGCCTGTCCGCAGGCGTCTGGAGCCGTAACTTCGATACCTGCCTGACAGTTGGCCGTAAGGTGAGGGCAGGCACCGTCTGGATGAACACTTTCATGGATGGGGCTTCGGAGCTTCCGTTCGGCGGCTACAAACAGTCTGGCCTCGGCAGAGAACTCGGCCGGCATGCAGTCGAGGACTACACCGAGACCAAGACGCTCAACATGCACATCGGCGCCCGCACGAATTGGTGGATGCCGAAAAAGGAAACGCTGGCCTAG
- a CDS encoding enoyl-CoA hydratase/isomerase family protein has protein sequence MASGTVKVDVEGHVATMTVSRPEKLNALDLDMLKALSDAADEVEANSKVRVAILTGEGKGFSAGGDIKAWGGMRAEEFGHAWVRHGHRIFERLATLRVPLVAALNGHALGGGLELAGVADIRIAEEQIKIGLPETGLGMVPGWSGTQRLVKRFGAQLVRRMALGGEIFTAEEARAFGIVDAVTTTGNAVAAAREYAARIAARGPAALEVVKLMIASANGEDNGTAVEALGSILVAKTGDLKEGVASFTEKRPAQFKGEW, from the coding sequence ATGGCTAGCGGTACGGTGAAGGTCGACGTGGAAGGCCACGTCGCGACGATGACGGTTTCGCGGCCTGAAAAGCTGAACGCACTCGACCTCGACATGCTCAAGGCGTTGTCCGATGCCGCTGACGAAGTGGAGGCCAACTCAAAGGTTCGAGTCGCGATCCTGACCGGCGAAGGCAAGGGATTCTCGGCCGGCGGCGACATCAAGGCTTGGGGTGGAATGCGAGCCGAAGAGTTCGGTCACGCATGGGTTCGTCACGGTCATCGCATCTTCGAGCGGCTCGCAACGCTTCGCGTCCCGCTCGTCGCAGCTCTCAATGGTCATGCGCTTGGCGGCGGGCTTGAGCTTGCGGGTGTCGCCGACATTCGCATCGCGGAGGAGCAGATCAAGATCGGCCTTCCCGAGACGGGTCTTGGTATGGTTCCCGGCTGGTCCGGCACCCAGCGTCTGGTGAAGCGCTTCGGCGCCCAGCTTGTGCGCCGGATGGCTCTTGGTGGAGAGATATTCACTGCCGAGGAGGCACGTGCTTTCGGCATCGTCGACGCAGTCACAACGACAGGCAACGCCGTCGCGGCTGCCAGGGAGTATGCGGCGCGCATCGCAGCACGCGGTCCGGCCGCGCTCGAAGTCGTCAAACTCATGATCGCCTCCGCAAATGGCGAGGACAACGGGACCGCCGTCGAGGCGCTGGGCTCGATCCTTGTTGCGAAGACGGGGGATCTAAAGGAGGGCGTTGCTTCCTTCACGGAGAAGCGCCCCGCACAGTTCAAAGGAGAATGGTAA